The Gemmatimonas phototrophica region CGAGCTTCGTCTACCTGTTCCGCGTCTTCAAGAGTGGCGAGACCGCCTTCGGCGACCAGCACGGATAACCGTCACACCCTTTCCGGACCGCCGGTCCATGTCGTAACTTGCCGCCCATGCGCCCAGACCTCATTCGCGTGGTTCTCGTTGACGACCATCAGATCGTTCGCTCCGGATTGAAGGCGGTGCTGTCCACCGCCAAGGACATCACCGTCGTCGGTGAGGGTGGATCCGGCAAGGATGCCCTCGTGCTGGCCGAACGTCTCGATCCCCATGTCATCGTCATGGATCTCTCCATGCCCGACATGGACGGCCTCACCGCCACGCGCGAATTGCAGAAGGCCAACGCCACGCGTGTGCAGGCGCCCGATGAGCCGGTCACCCGCCGGGTGCTGGTGCTCACCATGCACACCGAGGACGAGCATCTGGTTGCCTTGCTCGAAGCCGGCGCCGGCGGCTATCTGCTCAAATCCGTCGCCGACCGCGAACTTGTGGACGCGGTGCGCACCGTGGCTGCCGGCGACGTGTATGTGCAGCCCACCGCCGCGCGGGCCCTCGCCCGTGGTCTTGCCAAGCGCGATGGCAACGCCGAAGAGCGCACCCGCTTCGAGAAGCTCACCGACCGCGAACAGGTGGTACTCAAGATGGTGGCCGAGGGGTATACCGCCCCGGAAATCGGCGAGCATCTGACCATCTCGCCCAAGACGGTGGATACCTACAAGCAGCGCATCGGCGAAAAGCTCGGCCTCACGCACCGCACGGACTACGTGAAGTTTGCGCTCAAGCTGGGGCTGCTCAAGAACGACGCCTGAGCAGCCGTCCACTCCGCGTCAGTCCGTCAGCCCCACCGCGCGCGCCTGCTCGTCACGCGTGAGACTCCACTGCGGTAACGGCGGGACCGCGACATCCAGCACCGCATCGCTGGACGCATAGCCCTGCTCGGCGCGCACCCGCTGCGCCACACTTCGGCGCAGGTCGTCGATACGATCGCCGGCGTCGCCTTCAAGCTCCGTTCGCAGCGCCCGGAAACGTCGGCCGCTCTGCAGGCAGAAGAGCTCCGTGAGGGCAATCTCGCGGGCGCACGCGTCCACCCCGCGCTCCGCGATGAGCTTCTGCGTGCGGGCAATGGTGGTCGCCCTGGCGTACAGCTCAATCGCCATGTCGGCCAGTCGTTCCACCACCAGCTGCCGCTGCAGAATCTCCTTGCGGTGCGTCGTGATGGCCTGTTGGGTGGCTTTGGCCAGTTCGGCTACGTGCCGCTCCACAAAGTCGGCCTGCGTCTTGAGCGCGGGATGGAGCGCCACCTGAAAGCGATCGCGCTTGCCGAACGCACTGGCCACTTTGTCGGCGGCAAAGCTCGACACGAGCACCCAGTTTTTCATGGGGCTCTTCATCGCGCCGGCAATTTCCTTCAGCTCTTCGGCGGGCCCCTGAATGCCGTTGAGGCCAACAAAGAGTCGCAGAATCTCGTTGGCGCCTTCAAAAATGCGATTGATGCGCGCATCACGCAGATAACGCTCGTACGGCCACGGCTTCACGAAGCCGCGCCCACCTGCCAGTTGCACGAGTTCGTCGGAGCTGCGCCACACCAGTTCACTGGCAAAGACCTTCACGCAGGCGGCTTCCAGCGACGCGTCCACGGTTTCCGTGTCGAGCGCCGCTGCCAATGCCCCCACCATGGCATCGGCGGCATACGTCTCGCTGGCGATGGTCGCCATCTTGCGCTGCGTAATCTCAAAGCTGGCCAGCGCGCCGCCAAACTGCGTGCGCGCCTCAGCGTATCGCGTGAACTCGCCCAGCAACTTCTTGCACGCCGTTGTGCACCCCGAAGCCAAGGATAACCGCCCGGCATTGAGGGCATTCACCGCCACGCGGAATCCCTTGCCCACCTCGCCCAGGACATGGTCATCGGGCACAAAGAGATTCTCAAACACCAACTCGGCCTGCGTCGAGGCGCGAATGCCCAGCTTGCGAATGGTGCCATCGACCCGAAAGCCCGGCATGTCGGGGCGCACGATGAAAGCCGTGGGGCGCATGACCGTCTCGCCGTTCTTGAGGACCGGCGTTTGCGCAAACGTGGCAATGACTCCGGCGCGTTGCCCGTTGCCAATCCAGTGCTTGCGGCCGTTCAGCACCCATCCCGTGTTGTCGGCGCTGCGTTCGGCGCGCGTCACGATGTGTTGGGCGTCCGATCCCGTCTCCGGTTCCGTGAGGGCGTAGGCGGCCAGCGTTTCGCCACGGGCGAGCCCGGGCAGATACCGCGCCTTCTGGGCCTCGTTGCCGGCTATGACCACCGCCTTGCTTCCCAGCCCGCAGTGCACGCCAATGAGCACGCCCAGTGAGGCGTCGATGGAGGCGACGGCGCCAAACACCCGTGCGTAAGCACTCGCCGACAACCCCAGACCGCCGTAGGCCTTGGGGATGGTCAGTGCCAGCAGGCCGGCGTTGGCAAACCCCTTGATCACCGCCTCATCAATCCCTTCCTGTTCATCGAAGCGACGGGCATCAATGAGCCCCGACGCCACCATGTCGTTCACCGCCGACACGAGACGCTGCACGGTGGCCGCTTCGTCGGCGT contains the following coding sequences:
- a CDS encoding response regulator, translating into MRPDLIRVVLVDDHQIVRSGLKAVLSTAKDITVVGEGGSGKDALVLAERLDPHVIVMDLSMPDMDGLTATRELQKANATRVQAPDEPVTRRVLVLTMHTEDEHLVALLEAGAGGYLLKSVADRELVDAVRTVAAGDVYVQPTAARALARGLAKRDGNAEERTRFEKLTDREQVVLKMVAEGYTAPEIGEHLTISPKTVDTYKQRIGEKLGLTHRTDYVKFALKLGLLKNDA
- a CDS encoding acyl-CoA dehydrogenase family protein — its product is MSSSAPAASKPSFLRDLFAGDINESLLFPYPATLDARDADEAATVQRLVSAVNDMVASGLIDARRFDEQEGIDEAVIKGFANAGLLALTIPKAYGGLGLSASAYARVFGAVASIDASLGVLIGVHCGLGSKAVVIAGNEAQKARYLPGLARGETLAAYALTEPETGSDAQHIVTRAERSADNTGWVLNGRKHWIGNGQRAGVIATFAQTPVLKNGETVMRPTAFIVRPDMPGFRVDGTIRKLGIRASTQAELVFENLFVPDDHVLGEVGKGFRVAVNALNAGRLSLASGCTTACKKLLGEFTRYAEARTQFGGALASFEITQRKMATIASETYAADAMVGALAAALDTETVDASLEAACVKVFASELVWRSSDELVQLAGGRGFVKPWPYERYLRDARINRIFEGANEILRLFVGLNGIQGPAEELKEIAGAMKSPMKNWVLVSSFAADKVASAFGKRDRFQVALHPALKTQADFVERHVAELAKATQQAITTHRKEILQRQLVVERLADMAIELYARATTIARTQKLIAERGVDACAREIALTELFCLQSGRRFRALRTELEGDAGDRIDDLRRSVAQRVRAEQGYASSDAVLDVAVPPLPQWSLTRDEQARAVGLTD